The Bacteroidota bacterium genome has a window encoding:
- the cysD gene encoding sulfate adenylyltransferase subunit CysD, whose product MFSYKLSHLQELEAESIGVLRETAAQFSRAVLLFSGGKDSIVASYLARKAFFPARVPFSLLHIDTGHNFPETISFRDKWARDMQFQLEVRYVQDSIDRGRAVEEKGLNASRNVLQTVTLLDAIQEMRIDAAIGGARRDEEKARAKERFFSHRDEFGQWDPKNQRPELWNLYNGRHLPGEHFRVFPLSNWTELDIWMYIEREQLSVPSIYFSHRRKVFQRSGNIYAWADFIPLSPEEKIEEQEVRFRTVGDMSCTGAVVSGANSVREIIDEISASRLTERGTRIDDQRSESAMEDRKRAGYF is encoded by the coding sequence ATGTTCAGTTATAAATTAAGTCACCTCCAGGAACTGGAAGCGGAGAGCATCGGCGTGCTTCGGGAAACGGCCGCGCAGTTTTCCCGGGCGGTTCTGCTCTTCAGTGGGGGTAAGGATTCCATTGTGGCGTCCTATCTGGCACGAAAGGCTTTTTTTCCTGCACGGGTCCCGTTTTCGCTCTTGCACATAGATACCGGACACAATTTTCCAGAGACGATCTCCTTCCGTGACAAATGGGCGAGGGACATGCAGTTTCAATTGGAAGTGCGATATGTTCAGGATTCGATTGACCGCGGACGAGCAGTGGAAGAGAAGGGTTTGAATGCCAGCCGGAATGTGCTGCAAACGGTCACCTTGCTCGATGCCATACAGGAGATGCGGATCGACGCTGCCATCGGAGGGGCCAGACGGGACGAGGAGAAGGCGCGGGCTAAGGAGCGTTTTTTTTCCCACCGCGATGAATTCGGGCAATGGGATCCCAAGAACCAGCGACCGGAATTGTGGAATCTGTACAATGGCAGGCATCTTCCCGGGGAGCATTTCAGGGTCTTCCCGCTGAGTAACTGGACGGAGTTGGATATCTGGATGTACATCGAGCGTGAGCAATTGTCGGTTCCGTCCATCTATTTCAGTCATCGTCGTAAAGTCTTCCAACGAAGCGGGAACATCTATGCCTGGGCGGATTTTATTCCACTCAGCCCGGAGGAAAAGATCGAAGAACAGGAAGTGCGGTTCCGGACCGTCGGGGATATGAGTTGCACGGGCGCGGTGGTCTCAGGCGCCAACAGTGTGCGCGAGATCATTGACGAGATCTCCGCCTCCCGGCTGACGGAACGTGGTACACGCATTGATGACCAGCGTTCCGAGTCGGCTATGGAGGATCGTAAGCGGGCGGGTTATTTTTAA
- the cysC gene encoding adenylyl-sulfate kinase translates to MSDLHPFAFRIEREQREKLLQQRAHVFWLTGLSGSGKSTLADRVEQALYAAGFKTFILDGDHLRGGLCKDLGFSPADRTENIRRAGAVCRLLWESGLVVITTFVSPFRRDRDQVRQLFPAGAFSEIYLDAGLAICEQRDPKGLYRKAREGTISDMTGIDSPYEEPLHPELRVPTGQQSPGESADQLLRYLIPIITKTV, encoded by the coding sequence ATGAGCGACCTGCATCCATTCGCTTTCCGTATTGAGCGGGAGCAACGGGAAAAACTGTTGCAACAGCGCGCCCACGTGTTTTGGCTTACAGGCCTTAGCGGTTCGGGTAAATCCACCTTGGCGGATCGGGTAGAGCAGGCACTATATGCTGCCGGCTTCAAGACCTTCATCCTGGATGGCGACCATTTACGCGGGGGGCTCTGTAAGGACCTTGGATTCAGCCCTGCTGACCGAACAGAGAATATTCGCCGTGCGGGAGCGGTTTGTCGGTTGCTGTGGGAATCCGGGCTGGTAGTCATCACGACATTCGTTTCTCCGTTTCGGCGTGATCGTGACCAGGTTCGGCAGTTGTTTCCCGCTGGTGCGTTTTCAGAGATTTACCTGGATGCGGGCCTTGCAATTTGTGAACAACGTGACCCGAAGGGGTTATACAGAAAGGCGCGGGAAGGAACGATATCCGACATGACCGGAATCGATTCTCCTTACGAGGAACCCTTGCATCCTGAGCTCCGGGTTCCAACCGGACAGCAATCGCCGGGAGAATCGGCTGATCAATTATTACGTTACCTGATACCGATCATCACAAAGACCGTTTGA
- a CDS encoding T9SS type A sorting domain-containing protein: protein MKKLLLLASCFLLITGISGTRAQSLQITADELDLTGPANLTMTSHIAISNIGSGTVSLVIERITNDLATGHSSYFCWGALCYPPTTNVSQQFMVNPGEGDTMKAYLNPTGDVGTSHVTYRVYDADNPTDSASFTITYNATTVGVEELSLDKMLSPATPNPADQYTRLNYNVNSLNSKIVITNLLGGVVREIPLTDKKNTLLMPTSDLRAGIYLYSLIVDNRTIGSRKLIVTHR, encoded by the coding sequence ATGAAAAAACTGCTACTTCTCGCCTCCTGTTTCCTGCTGATCACCGGAATTTCCGGAACTCGGGCACAATCACTGCAGATCACTGCCGATGAGTTGGACCTGACCGGGCCTGCGAATCTGACCATGACATCGCACATCGCGATCTCCAATATTGGCAGCGGAACAGTCTCGCTTGTTATCGAGCGAATCACGAATGACCTGGCGACCGGCCACTCTTCTTATTTCTGCTGGGGCGCGTTGTGCTACCCTCCTACTACCAACGTTTCTCAGCAATTCATGGTCAACCCGGGTGAAGGGGACACCATGAAGGCCTACCTGAACCCCACCGGAGATGTCGGCACCAGTCACGTGACCTATCGTGTGTACGATGCCGACAATCCAACCGACAGCGCTTCCTTCACGATTACGTACAATGCCACGACCGTTGGCGTAGAAGAATTGTCGCTCGACAAGATGCTGTCTCCAGCCACACCCAATCCGGCCGACCAGTATACGCGCCTGAACTACAACGTCAATTCACTGAACAGTAAGATCGTCATCACGAATCTGCTGGGCGGAGTTGTACGCGAGATCCCGTTGACCGACAAGAAGAACACCCTCTTGATGCCGACCAGCGACCTGCGTGCGGGCATCTACCTGTATTCCCTCATCGTTGACAATCGAACGATCGGTTCGCGTAAACTGATTGTAACCCATCGTTAA
- the deoC gene encoding deoxyribose-phosphate aldolase, with product MMREERRAAVFGAWDSPPVDQVGVEERISRLGKRSIKKESKLSALKIAMSMLDLTTLEARDTPGKVRQLCIKAMHPHDAVPGIPSVAAVCVYPNLVRVAKETLQGSKVKVAAVATAFPSGMSTRKVKLEETRWAVDEGADEIDMVISRGHFLRGEYGFVFDEIAAVKEACGKAHLKVILETGELSTLDNVRRASDLAIQAGADFIKTSTGKIQPAATLPVTLVMLEAIRDHYYNTGVKIGMKPAGGIATSKLALQYLVMVRETLGQDWLNADLFRFGASALANDLLMQILKEQTGVYQSIDYFSKD from the coding sequence ATGATGAGAGAAGAACGTCGTGCTGCCGTATTCGGAGCATGGGACAGTCCGCCCGTCGATCAGGTTGGCGTGGAAGAGCGGATCTCCCGGCTGGGCAAACGGAGTATCAAGAAAGAGTCGAAGTTGTCGGCACTCAAGATTGCCATGAGCATGCTTGACCTGACGACCCTGGAAGCCCGGGATACGCCTGGAAAGGTCCGTCAACTGTGTATCAAGGCGATGCATCCGCACGATGCGGTTCCTGGCATACCCTCCGTTGCCGCTGTTTGTGTCTATCCCAACCTCGTACGAGTCGCGAAAGAGACGCTACAGGGCTCGAAGGTCAAAGTTGCCGCGGTAGCCACAGCGTTCCCCAGTGGAATGTCTACCCGTAAAGTGAAACTCGAAGAGACCCGTTGGGCAGTCGACGAAGGTGCGGATGAGATCGACATGGTCATTTCGCGCGGACATTTCCTCCGTGGTGAATACGGTTTTGTATTCGATGAGATCGCTGCGGTAAAGGAAGCCTGTGGAAAGGCTCACCTGAAGGTGATCCTGGAAACGGGCGAGTTGAGCACCTTGGACAACGTGCGCCGGGCGAGTGATCTCGCCATTCAGGCCGGAGCGGATTTTATCAAGACCAGTACGGGTAAGATCCAGCCGGCCGCCACCTTGCCGGTTACACTGGTCATGCTGGAAGCCATTCGCGACCACTATTACAACACGGGAGTGAAGATCGGGATGAAGCCGGCAGGTGGAATCGCCACGTCCAAGCTGGCCTTGCAATACCTGGTCATGGTGCGTGAAACGCTTGGACAGGATTGGTTGAACGCCGATCTGTTCCGTTTCGGAGCAAGCGCTCTGGCCAACGATCTGCTCATGCAGATTCTGAAAGAGCAGACTGGCGTGTATCAGAGCATCGATTATTTTTCCAAAGACTAA
- a CDS encoding PorT family protein — protein sequence MRNACCIAGITLFLLSCNLSVNAQDFRAGIKAVLCASQVSGDRLSGFDKAGFAAGMFVRRDLSEQVALQLEIQFIQKGSRKPLNKDDNTYYRMRLHYAEVPVLLRVKPGKKWTFEAGATYGSMLFSQEDNELGEILGTPPFRKYELSWILGMDYPLGEKVLFNIRYNHSITPVRTFEGSYNYNYWDRGQYNAVLQGGFYFAF from the coding sequence ATGAGAAATGCATGTTGTATCGCCGGGATCACGTTGTTCCTGCTCTCCTGTAACCTGTCCGTTAACGCGCAGGATTTCAGAGCAGGAATCAAGGCGGTGCTATGTGCTTCCCAGGTTTCAGGTGATCGTCTGTCGGGATTCGATAAAGCAGGATTCGCGGCCGGCATGTTCGTGCGACGGGATCTGAGTGAACAGGTGGCATTGCAACTGGAAATCCAGTTCATTCAGAAAGGAAGCCGGAAACCACTCAACAAGGACGACAATACCTACTACCGGATGCGGTTGCATTACGCTGAGGTGCCGGTGTTGTTGCGTGTCAAACCGGGCAAGAAATGGACATTTGAGGCCGGAGCGACGTATGGATCGATGTTATTCTCACAGGAGGACAATGAACTCGGGGAGATCCTGGGAACACCCCCTTTCCGTAAGTACGAATTGTCCTGGATACTGGGAATGGATTATCCCTTAGGCGAAAAGGTACTCTTCAATATCCGGTACAATCATTCGATCACGCCGGTCAGGACATTTGAAGGATCCTACAATTACAACTATTGGGACCGCGGCCAGTACAATGCTGTTCTTCAAGGCGGCTTCTATTTCGCATTCTGA
- a CDS encoding T9SS type A sorting domain-containing protein, producing MKKLLLSLVALFALGTATVNAQMAAGNIAPDFTGTDINGNTWNLYSLLDQGKTVYIDVSATWCGPCWNYHNGHALEDLYAAHGPTGTTSQDVMVFFVEGDASTTLADLQGTGGNTQGDWVTGTPYPIIDDATIGDALQISYFPTIYIICPDRIIKEVGQLTATALYAQRNSNCSFATSTDDAGITNSFTALNGTLATCDVVDLDYRLCNYGTSPLTSATIDLTVNGTVQQSYNWTGSLNTYNSEVLTFSGVTGTPGTTNAITFTVSNPNGNTDGNSANNSRNASFITYPLVGGPAVNEAYAATAFPPSGWYLLNGGSSPTWTRSTAGLNGAGSAKMDFYNSPSGDQDILQLPAMDLSGLSDAVLTFDLAHALYGSSNDNLKIKISTNCGTTWTTLYNKTGAALSTTAASTAAFTPSNAAQWRNEIVSLSNYIGNDNVFIKFEANSNYGNNAYVDNVNVSFNTAVGTVTKTISFEVYPNPASSVASVDFTLDSKDDVTVEVFSKVGTLVYSNTAASLNAGDHSFSIPVEGFAKGLYMVNIRTSAGSVMKKLVVE from the coding sequence ATGAAAAAACTGTTACTAAGTCTTGTCGCGTTGTTTGCCCTCGGTACCGCCACTGTGAACGCACAGATGGCCGCCGGTAACATCGCACCCGATTTCACCGGTACCGATATCAACGGTAACACCTGGAACCTGTATTCCCTGCTCGATCAGGGTAAGACCGTTTACATCGACGTATCCGCCACCTGGTGCGGCCCTTGCTGGAATTACCACAACGGTCATGCGCTGGAAGACCTCTATGCTGCGCACGGCCCGACCGGTACCACATCACAGGATGTAATGGTCTTCTTCGTTGAAGGGGACGCTTCTACCACCCTGGCCGACCTGCAAGGAACCGGCGGTAATACCCAGGGCGACTGGGTGACCGGCACTCCTTATCCGATCATTGACGACGCCACCATCGGTGACGCACTTCAGATCAGCTACTTCCCGACGATCTACATCATTTGCCCGGATCGTATCATCAAGGAAGTCGGACAGTTGACCGCTACCGCTTTGTATGCGCAACGTAACTCGAACTGCTCCTTCGCAACCTCAACCGACGATGCCGGCATCACGAACTCCTTCACCGCACTCAACGGAACCCTGGCGACCTGCGACGTGGTTGACCTCGACTACCGCCTGTGCAACTACGGTACTTCCCCGCTGACCAGCGCCACGATCGATCTCACCGTGAATGGAACGGTTCAACAGTCTTACAACTGGACCGGTAGTCTGAACACCTACAACTCCGAAGTGCTGACCTTCTCTGGTGTAACCGGAACCCCGGGCACCACCAATGCGATCACCTTCACCGTTTCGAACCCGAACGGAAATACCGACGGCAACTCGGCCAACAACTCCCGCAACGCATCCTTCATTACTTACCCGCTTGTCGGCGGCCCGGCTGTGAACGAAGCGTATGCAGCAACGGCGTTCCCTCCTTCAGGCTGGTACCTGCTCAACGGTGGCAGCTCGCCTACATGGACCCGCAGCACCGCAGGCCTCAACGGCGCAGGTTCGGCGAAGATGGACTTTTACAACTCGCCCAGCGGTGACCAGGACATTCTGCAACTTCCGGCCATGGACCTCAGCGGCCTCAGCGACGCTGTCCTGACGTTCGACCTTGCACATGCCCTTTACGGATCGTCCAACGACAACCTGAAGATCAAGATCAGCACCAACTGCGGTACCACCTGGACCACCCTCTACAACAAGACCGGCGCTGCCCTTTCTACGACCGCGGCCAGCACTGCCGCCTTCACGCCTTCGAATGCCGCTCAGTGGCGTAACGAAATCGTGAGCCTGAGCAACTACATCGGCAACGACAACGTGTTCATCAAGTTCGAAGCCAACTCGAACTACGGTAACAACGCCTATGTCGACAATGTGAACGTCTCCTTCAACACCGCCGTTGGTACAGTGACCAAGACCATCTCTTTCGAAGTTTACCCGAACCCGGCTTCCAGCGTGGCTTCGGTCGACTTCACGCTCGACAGCAAGGACGATGTGACCGTGGAGGTATTCTCCAAGGTGGGCACGCTTGTTTACAGCAACACTGCCGCCAGCCTGAACGCCGGCGACCACTCCTTCAGCATTCCGGTAGAAGGCTTCGCGAAAGGCCTTTACATGGTGAACATCCGCACCTCCGCCGGCTCCGTGATGAAGAAGCTCGTAGTGGAATAA
- a CDS encoding Omp28-related outer membrane protein, translated as MKNYRFLLSASCGVLLLALISLSACDKIDAPYREQTAVGVTYLSDDAVVINGDTLEFPADNTTPEKHVLIEDYTGILCGNCPYAGLKLNDTLKPLFGDRLVAMAVHAGFFADPCPQGLACSGSQPAGALETDFRTAVGDAWDTKFGNSNAGNPNGLVDRIGYPTNQQVKFPNQWRGLIENRLLESTPFRLRIQTEFVDASREVKVAVQSENVAALNATYKLQVVITEDSLVDWQVWYPPRTPEYDPSFLHRHVLRSSLNSEFGEKIYEGTVAAGDKVLRGYSATLPAGQVAAHCYAIAFIYNADTYEVLQVAERALIE; from the coding sequence ATGAAGAACTATCGTTTCCTCTTATCCGCTTCCTGTGGAGTTCTGTTGTTGGCCCTGATCAGTCTCAGCGCATGCGACAAAATCGATGCCCCTTACCGCGAGCAAACGGCTGTCGGTGTGACTTACCTGAGCGATGATGCGGTGGTCATCAACGGAGACACCCTTGAGTTTCCGGCAGACAACACCACACCTGAAAAGCATGTGCTCATAGAAGATTACACCGGCATCCTATGTGGCAATTGCCCGTATGCCGGACTCAAACTGAACGACACCCTCAAACCGTTGTTCGGCGATCGCCTGGTGGCCATGGCGGTGCATGCGGGATTCTTTGCTGATCCTTGTCCGCAGGGATTGGCCTGTTCCGGAAGTCAACCCGCCGGTGCCCTGGAGACTGATTTTCGTACAGCCGTTGGCGATGCCTGGGACACCAAGTTTGGAAATTCCAATGCCGGTAACCCGAACGGACTCGTTGACCGGATCGGGTATCCGACCAACCAGCAGGTGAAGTTCCCGAACCAATGGCGGGGCTTGATCGAGAACAGATTGCTGGAGAGCACGCCGTTCCGGTTGCGTATCCAAACGGAATTCGTGGACGCTTCCCGCGAAGTGAAAGTTGCGGTGCAATCGGAGAATGTCGCCGCGCTGAATGCCACCTATAAATTGCAGGTTGTCATCACAGAGGATAGTCTTGTCGACTGGCAGGTCTGGTATCCTCCCCGTACGCCGGAATACGATCCCAGTTTCCTGCATCGTCACGTCTTGCGCAGTTCCCTGAACTCGGAGTTCGGTGAAAAGATCTACGAAGGGACTGTCGCTGCCGGCGACAAAGTGCTGCGCGGTTATAGCGCAACATTGCCTGCGGGGCAGGTCGCCGCTCACTGCTATGCGATCGCCTTTATTTATAATGCCGATACCTACGAAGTCCTGCAAGTAGCCGAGCGCGCCCTCATCGAATGA
- a CDS encoding aldehyde dehydrogenase family protein produces MANEKSSTLTGQQAVGNGQAAGAGRIGVMKTYKLYIDGKFPRTESGRYDIFTDASGKAIANICRASRKDFRDAVVAARKAQPGWAARSAYNKGQILYRIAEMLEGRRAQFIEELGTEGLSPAAAGAEVSAAVDRLIYYAGWSDKYQQVFSAVNPVESSHFNFSMPEPTGVVSMIAPAAHGLLGLVSVIAPAIVGGNTVIVLSSEAHPLTAITFSEVLHTSDLPGGVVNILTGQVAELVAHFSNHMDVNAVVYCGDDAGFRKTIQEHAALNVKRPFFYHGDWTAETAQGPYRIMDLQEVKTTWHPIGQ; encoded by the coding sequence ATGGCAAACGAGAAATCTTCCACCCTGACTGGTCAGCAGGCTGTCGGCAACGGGCAGGCTGCCGGAGCGGGACGCATCGGGGTGATGAAAACCTATAAACTCTACATCGACGGGAAATTCCCTCGGACAGAATCCGGACGCTACGATATTTTCACGGACGCCTCGGGAAAGGCCATCGCCAACATCTGTCGAGCTTCCCGGAAGGATTTTCGCGACGCCGTCGTTGCCGCGCGCAAGGCGCAACCCGGATGGGCGGCGCGTTCAGCGTACAATAAAGGACAGATCTTGTACCGCATCGCCGAGATGCTGGAAGGCCGGCGTGCACAATTCATCGAGGAGTTGGGAACGGAAGGGCTCAGTCCTGCCGCTGCCGGCGCGGAAGTTTCCGCGGCGGTGGACCGGTTGATCTATTATGCCGGCTGGAGTGATAAGTACCAGCAGGTCTTCAGCGCGGTGAATCCGGTGGAATCGTCCCATTTCAATTTTTCGATGCCGGAACCGACCGGTGTTGTCAGCATGATCGCCCCCGCGGCACATGGGCTGCTCGGACTTGTTTCGGTTATCGCACCTGCGATCGTAGGTGGCAATACCGTGATCGTGCTGAGTTCCGAAGCGCATCCGCTGACAGCGATCACTTTCTCCGAAGTGTTGCATACCTCCGACCTTCCGGGAGGTGTAGTCAACATCCTGACCGGGCAAGTGGCGGAGCTTGTGGCGCATTTTTCCAATCACATGGACGTGAACGCTGTTGTGTATTGCGGCGACGATGCCGGATTCAGAAAGACCATTCAGGAGCATGCGGCCCTCAATGTGAAGCGGCCATTCTTCTATCATGGCGATTGGACCGCTGAAACGGCCCAAGGCCCTTACCGGATCATGGACTTACAGGAAGTGAAGACGACCTGGCATCCGATCGGTCAATAA
- a CDS encoding aldehyde dehydrogenase family protein, translating into MAKKKPIAGLKFNGGWDYAAAPESKDHIRLQKQYDLFINGKFVAPKSGKYFDTINPATEAKLASVAEAGTEDVDIAVKAARKSYEQVWSKLPARERGKYIFRIARIMQERARELAVIESMDGGKPIRESRDIDVPLAAAHFFYYAGWADKLDYAMPGARAGSLGVAGQIIPWNFPLLMAAWKIAPALAAGNTVVIKPAETTPLTALKLAEIIQEADLPPGVVNIITGAGATGAAIVNHPGVDKVAFTGSTDVGKIIQRALAGTDKKYTLELGGKAANIIFEDAAIDQAVEGIINGIFFNQGHVCCAGSRLFVQESVADKVIRKLKDRMETLVVGDPLDKNTDIGAINSKPQLEKIRQFLKIGVNEGGTLYQSSCAVPSKGYWCRPALFTDVSQSSRIVQEEIFGPVLAVQTFRTIEEVIEKANNIPYGLSGGVWTDKGSRIFKITGQLRAGVVWANTYNKFDPTSPFGGYKESGMGREGGLHGLHPYVKINA; encoded by the coding sequence ATGGCAAAGAAAAAACCAATCGCAGGTCTGAAGTTCAACGGAGGATGGGATTATGCCGCCGCGCCGGAAAGCAAGGATCATATCCGCCTGCAAAAGCAGTACGATCTCTTCATAAACGGAAAATTCGTTGCCCCGAAGAGCGGGAAGTATTTTGATACGATCAACCCGGCCACGGAAGCAAAATTAGCTTCCGTCGCTGAAGCGGGAACGGAAGATGTGGATATTGCCGTAAAGGCCGCCAGGAAATCCTACGAGCAGGTTTGGAGCAAGCTCCCGGCGCGCGAGCGGGGTAAGTACATCTTTCGCATCGCGCGCATCATGCAGGAGCGTGCAAGGGAACTGGCGGTGATTGAGAGTATGGACGGCGGTAAACCGATCCGTGAATCACGCGATATCGATGTTCCATTAGCGGCTGCGCACTTTTTCTATTACGCCGGCTGGGCGGATAAGCTGGATTACGCGATGCCGGGCGCTCGTGCGGGCTCCCTGGGAGTTGCCGGTCAAATCATTCCGTGGAACTTCCCGCTCCTGATGGCGGCCTGGAAGATCGCGCCTGCGCTTGCCGCCGGAAATACGGTAGTGATCAAGCCGGCAGAGACCACGCCGCTAACCGCCCTGAAACTGGCTGAAATCATACAGGAGGCTGACCTTCCCCCCGGCGTTGTCAATATTATCACCGGTGCCGGAGCTACCGGCGCGGCCATCGTCAATCATCCGGGAGTCGATAAAGTGGCCTTCACGGGTTCGACCGATGTCGGTAAGATCATCCAGCGCGCGTTGGCCGGGACCGATAAGAAATATACGCTGGAGTTGGGCGGCAAAGCGGCCAATATCATCTTCGAGGATGCCGCGATCGATCAGGCGGTGGAAGGGATCATCAACGGGATCTTCTTCAACCAGGGTCACGTCTGTTGCGCCGGGTCGCGCCTGTTCGTGCAGGAATCCGTTGCCGACAAGGTGATCCGTAAACTAAAGGATCGCATGGAGACGCTGGTTGTCGGCGATCCGCTGGATAAGAATACCGACATAGGTGCCATCAACTCCAAACCCCAGCTGGAAAAGATCCGTCAGTTCCTCAAGATCGGAGTGAACGAAGGCGGCACCCTGTATCAATCTTCCTGCGCGGTTCCGTCAAAGGGCTATTGGTGCCGTCCTGCCTTGTTCACCGATGTGTCGCAGTCATCTCGAATCGTGCAAGAAGAGATCTTCGGTCCTGTGCTCGCTGTGCAGACTTTCCGAACCATTGAAGAAGTCATTGAGAAAGCCAACAACATTCCGTATGGATTGAGTGGTGGTGTTTGGACAGACAAAGGTTCACGCATCTTCAAGATCACCGGTCAATTGCGTGCCGGGGTGGTGTGGGCGAATACCTACAATAAATTCGATCCCACCTCGCCATTCGGCGGTTACAAAGAAAGCGGCATGGGCCGTGAAGGAGGCCTGCACGGCTTGCATCCTTATGTAAAGATCAACGCCTGA
- a CDS encoding redoxin domain-containing protein — protein MKKSLVVVLLFLTAFTGFAQDQPATVRPLPKVNVKTLSGETVNTETIANDGKPIIIDFWATWCKPCIEELTTIHDLYADWQKETGVKLIAVSMDDQRTMTRVAPFVNGRGWNYENYVDPNKDLARALNVNMPPHTFVLNGKGEIVWQHVGFAEGNELELYEVVKKVAAGQPLDEKK, from the coding sequence ATGAAAAAAAGCCTAGTAGTTGTCCTTCTGTTCTTGACCGCTTTTACCGGTTTTGCGCAGGACCAGCCGGCCACCGTTCGGCCATTGCCCAAAGTCAATGTCAAGACCCTCAGTGGTGAGACGGTGAATACCGAAACGATCGCAAACGACGGGAAGCCCATCATCATCGATTTCTGGGCAACCTGGTGTAAGCCGTGCATCGAGGAGTTGACGACCATTCATGATCTGTACGCCGACTGGCAAAAGGAAACCGGTGTGAAACTGATCGCCGTTTCCATGGATGATCAGCGTACCATGACGCGCGTGGCGCCATTCGTGAATGGCCGTGGATGGAACTATGAGAATTACGTCGACCCCAACAAGGATCTCGCCCGGGCATTGAACGTGAACATGCCGCCGCACACATTTGTCCTGAACGGAAAGGGAGAGATCGTTTGGCAACACGTCGGTTTTGCCGAAGGGAATGAGTTGGAATTGTATGAAGTTGTCAAGAAAGTGGCCGCTGGCCAGCCCCTCGACGAAAAGAAGTGA